GCAAATTATATTCCGGGGCAAAACTTACCGGGTTACTAATATTGAAGCAAGGAAAGAATCTTATTATCGAAACATATTTCACCGGACGGATTGAACCGCCGGAATTTATTAATTCTATCGTTGGCGAAAAGGCACCTTATAAAAATCCACTAAATGCACCATTCTTAAACGTACTAAATAACAGCACGTATCATATTACATTGTTTGAATTGGTTGTTAAACTATCCGGGAAAAATTCCGTATTTAATGCCTTAAAAGATAATGACAGATTTGTAAGAGAAGCCGTCGTAAATACAATTATCATTAATGAATACGAATTAATTAATATTGATTATAAAGAAAGTCTGGATTATAAAAATAAAATTTCGGCGGGCTGGTCTTTTGAGAAAGTGAATTAAAGACGTTGTCATAAATTCAACTTTTAATATAATTGAGCGGGGTAACTAAAATGGGAGAGCAAAAAACAAAATCAACGTTTTTTGCGGAAGTAAAAGAAACATATTTAATGCTTCTAAAAAACTTCGGCTGGCTTGCGTTTGTTTACATGGGTTATAAGGTGTACAATTTATCGGAGACCAAAACTGATTTTAATATTCTAGAAGACGGACTGCTTTTAATTGTGTTGGGCACTTTGGGAGTTATTATTGTGGGCTACCTACTTGCTTTCATTCTAACACCGCTTATAAGAATTGATAAGAGAAGAATTCAGGATTATGAACAAGCAAATAAAATTTTTCATTTACTTGGGATGATTCACACTCCTTCAACATCGAAGCTATGGCTGATGGCATGCGATGCTGTTGTTAGGTTAGGCGCTCAGCATATTCCTCTAGTAATTCAAGCGCTTGATAAGGAAACGTGCCCGGTTAAAAACCCGCTCGGTATAAAAATATCGTCTACAGCAAGTTTACGCGCCGGTGCTGCATATTACCTCGGCAAACTCAACGTTCAGTCGGCTGTTCCGCAATTAATTCTGGCGCTTGATGATTATGAAGCCGATGTAAGAATGATTGCCTCTCAAGCTCTTGGTGAAATCGGCGATAAGTCTGCTCTGCCGCGCATCAAAGAAATTTCTGAAACCGATAAAAATGCAGAAGTTATAAGTTTTGCCCAGGAAGCACTTAAAAAATTATCGTCATAAAAACATAGATATAACTGTTTCTTAAAAATTATCAGTGGAGAAATTTATGATCGGCTTAGGTATTTTTTTCGGACTTACCATGTTAGTATCTGTATTTATTCAGTGGGAGACTTATGTCGGCGAAGATACTATGTGGCTTACAAGGATAAGCGAGTTTCTGGGAATCGAGAATAGTTCTTTCGATATGCTTTTTGGACTTCACTTTCTGCCCATTGTATGCGCGCTCATTTTTATTATTGGAATTTCGCTTGCAAAGAGACACACAGCATTTAGAATTACAGCACTCGCCACATCGCTATTGTGTTTTGTCATCGGAGTGTACAATATTCTGTTTTATCTGGTAATAAGCGCTGAAGTCAACTATATCCCCGGCGGTGGATTGTGGCTCTTTACTTCGGCAAGTCTGCTTTCGCTCATTGTCTCCGCTTTGATTGTTTTTAATAAGAATCTGCTTGAGAAAAAACTATTTAGCAAACTAATGGATCAACCAAATTAAGGACCATTTAATATGAGAACCGCAGACAGAAAAGACTCAATTGCATTAACTATTTTATTTTTGTGTCTATTTAATAGTTTTAATTTAGCCCAAGAAAAAGAGTCTGAATATTTCTTAAAAGGATTTTTTGTACGCGGAGCATATACTTCATTTAACCAGGCAATGATTCTTAATTGGGACGAACGGGAAATGATGCTAAATCAGAGCAAAAACATGATTGCATATGGATTTGGTTATGCCCTTTTACCAAAAGATTTTTGGGCCGGTTTAAGTGCAAGTGCAAACTATTCCACAACCAAACTTAATCCTTTCAAGGCCAGAAAAATATTAGACTCAAATATGCCGGTTGATTTTTCCGATTTGCTTTCATACAATGATATCGGCTACTCTATGCTGATGTTTGATTTTAATGTTCACATTCTGCCATTTAATAATTTTCCGCTCGCATTGACACTCGGCTTTGTTCTAGGTGCCTCTTTCCAGAGCTATACAATTTCGGGTGATTCGAGCCCGTTTAATAATGCCAACGGTTCAAATTCCGTTAATATGTTCCGTTATGGTTTTATATTGGGTTGTAAGTTTGTTCCATTTAAATTTTTATCCGTCGATTTTGAATTCCGTCCAATGAGCGCATATACAGAAACAATACATTATTATGATTATCTCTATAGCGACGACACTTATGATTATTTTGGATCATCAAGCACTTCTTCGGGTCCGTCAGAAAGATTTATTTTGATCGGCGCATCAATTCATTTTTAAAGATAGATCTTGTTGGACTGTGTCGGTGTTTTGAGAAAGGATAAAGATAGATTTGAGAACATTATTTTAATAGAATAAGTATGGAGTGCAGAATGTAAATACAATCTTTGTTTATCGCCTTAATACTATTTACTGCAGGCAAAGCATTCTCTAAATTTTCCTATTTCATTACAATAGAAGATTAAATGATGAAACAGGAATGAACCGGCGCAAATAAGGATGTTAAACTGTAAAAATATTTTTTGAATTTCTTTATAATGGAATAACCACGAAAATTGGTAAAACGCAGAACGATGAAGAATTTTCGGGTATTCGTAATTTTTTCTGTAGATCAAAAGATGGTGCAATTCTTACTTTATCCAGTACCAGGGGGAAAAACACACTAATTATGAGGAAAATGCAGTAAGCTTTTATATAATAGTTTTTTGCAGTAAAGAATCAGTTCTTAAGCTTATATGGAAATAAGATAGATTCATGATATCTTTAGAGTGATTTAGAAAATCTTTTAGTCAAGTCTGAAAGCAATTAATGTCCAAAATAAAATTAGAACTTCTATCTCCGGCCAAAGATCTTGAAACCGGAATTGCCGCAATCGATTGCGGAGCCGACGCCGTTTATATCGGATCCCCGCAATTCGGAGCCCGGGCTGCTGCGGGTAATTCACTTGAGGATATCAGAAAGCTTGTCGAGTACGCCCATAAATACTGGGCTAAAGTCTATGTGACAGTTAATACCGTTATCTACAATGATGAGCTTGAAGAAGTTCAGAGACTTATTAGAGAATTATATGAAATAAAAGTGGATGCAGTGATTTTCCAGGATATGGCACTTCTTGAAATGGATCTGCCCCCGGTTCAGCTATATGCGTCCACTCAGACGCACAATTATGAAATTGAACGGATAAAATTCTTAGACCGGCTCGGCATCAAGCGGATAATTCTGGCACGCGAACTTACTATTGAAGAAATAAAACAGATTAAGAGGGAAGTGAATGCCGAACTTGAGTTTTTTGTACATGGCGCTTTGTGTGTTAGTTTAAGCGGTCAGTGCTATATGAGTCACGAGCTTACCGGACGGAGTGCGAACCGGGGGGAATGCGCCCAGAATTGCCGCCTTCCATATTCGCTTGTTGACGCGAACGGTACTGTGATGGTCGAAAACAAACATCTGCTTTCGCTCCGCGACCTTAACCTTTCCGAATATCTAAACGAACTTGTTGATGCAGGTATAACTTCATTTAAAATTGAAGGCCGTCTTAAAGATGTTGGCTATGTAAAAAATATTACGGCATTCTACCGTCAGAAGATTGATGATATAATCCGGAATAACAGCAACTGGATACGGGCATCTTCAGGCTATTCAAAAATTCCTTTCGAACCCGATCCCGAAAGAACATTCAACCGGGGCTACACATCTTACTATTTAAATGACAGAACGGATCATGTCTCTTCGCCCGACACGCCTAAATCCACAGGTAAGTATTTGGGCAAAGTTACTGAAGTGAACAATAAGGGTTTTGTGATTGGGACAACAGAACGAATTTCTAATGGAGACGGATTATGCTTTTACGATATCAAGGGAGAATTAGCAGGAATGTATGTTAACCGTATAGAAGGCAGGACAGTCTACACAAAGGAATTAATTGGAATAAGACCGGGAATGAAAATTTATCGCAACTATGATCACTCATTTGAAAAACTATTGAGCAGAGAATGTAAAAGAAAAATCAGAACAAATATTATAATTGATGAGATGGAGAAAGGTTTAAAAGTTACCGCAAGGGACGAAGACGATATTAGCACAACAGAAATTTTTGATTTGAAAAAAGAAATTGCCTCTAATCCGGAAAAAGCTAATGATGCTGTTAGAAAGCAATTTGCTAAAAGCGGCGACACAATTTTTGAGATTGAATCCGTTAATCTGAATTTCATCAAACCGCTGTTCATACAGTTAAGCTCTATTAATGAGATGAGAAGAAGAATTTTACAGAGACTGGAATTCGAGCGTTTAGAAAAGCATAAAAATGAGAATGGAAAACAGAACACAGAACCGGGAACGAAGAACTCGGATAATAAATTCCCGCAAGATAATCTTGATTATAAATTTAACGTAACAAATAAACTGGCGGAAAAATTTTATAAAGTACACGGTGTTCTTAATTATGAACCGGGTTTCGAATTGCAGAACAATCACACCGGCAAGACGGTTATGACATGCAAGTATTGCATTAAAGATGAAATGGGGCTCTGCCCGTTCGATACAGATAAAAAAGTTGAAGAACCTCTCTATCTTGTAAATGAAAGCCGGAAATACCGGCTCCACTTCAATTGCAGGGATTGCCTGATGGAGATATTGGTCGATTAGTTTTTACTGAAGCGAAGGATCCTCCAGCTTGCCGATAAAGAGAATACAGTTGCTGTTCTTTTCCCTTATCGCGAATATAAACGGTCTATCGAGCCTTATTATATCATCCCTTATTGATGTAACACCGATTTCTACAGAAGTAACGGCAGCGGCTTCCGTTCCCTCTTCGTTCACATCCACAAACGTTTTGTGTTCGACATTGCTGATGTAGGCGTTGTTCAGTCCATCGTAAAGTCTTTTAAAGTTAGCGCCAAAAGGCTCAAACGCCACCCCCATTCCAAGGGATTTTAATGTTTCGTTAAGATTGATTTTGTATTCAAGTTTGAATTTAGGCATGTAAAGCTGGCGTTTCATCTTGGTCAGATTATTTATTAGTCCGGCCCAGCTTGCATCCGTAAGCGTTCCGATTACATCATTTATTGTCTTATCTTTTGCGGGGAGGAGAATTGTCATGCTGAAATTACCTCTTCCGTATGGGAGATCGATAACAGTGAATGAATCGTTCGACGAAAGATAAAAATCATTTTCGAGGTTCATCATCCGGCAGGCAATGGTCTCACCCGTTTCTTTCTTAAACACATCATCAATGGTTTTATTTTTATCAAATTGATATTTCCAGGTCCCTTTGAAATAGATAGCGTTAATTAAAAACATTATGGTAGCCGGATCGATCTGCTCAACAATTTTATCAATCTTTCCGCCGGTAGATTCTTTTACCCAGTTGTTAATAATATTAATTGTTGCGGGGTCGCTGAAATTCATCGGGTTAATTGAAGCATCAAAATATTTGCGGTTTGTTTCGATAAAATCCTGCTTGAATGGAATTGTGTTCCGGTACCAGATCGAATTGGCTATCTGCATTATTACTTTGCTGTCTATTCCGGTAAGGAGCTCTATTAATGATTGATATGATTCGTTGATCTCCTGCTGCGTTAGTCCGGAAAGTGAAAGTGTGTTTTGCATCGCCTCATATGTTGTGCCGTCGGCCCCGTTAAGGGTCATTCCAAGAGCCATTGAAATACTTAAAGGAGAAATAAAAACATTTTTCCCGGATTCAGACTCCGCGATGTTTTTAAATATTTTCAGGGCAAAATTATCTGCGGAAGCGACAATCAGTTTTTCGGAGCGGGTAAGTTCGCGGACAGGAATTTCATCGTTGAATTGAGACGATGTCTCGCATCCGGCAGCGAAAATCAAAATTAATGATAAAAGTATCTTCAAACTTTTCATCTAATATCTCCCTATCATTACCGGACGAATCATATGAAAAATTGAGAAAAACTTCTACATAGGAATTATGGTACTTATAAAGAAACCGGGGGTGCCCCGATTTAAGATTCCGGACACCCTCAGCCTATATTATATTACTTCACTTCAATAACTTCAACTTCGTAAACAAGACTTGTAAAAGGAGGAATAATGAATCTCTTTTTTCCTTCAACGGTTTTACCGTAGAATCCGGTAGTGCCATAAGCTTTTGCGAACGGAACAATTACTTTTCTCTTCTCTCCGGTTTTCATCTCGTTCAATATCTCGTCAAGACCCGGATTTATTCTGTTTGTCCCTACAGTATAAACGAAACTTTCCGGCTGATTAATGTAATTGGTGGGCATTCCTCCTTCAGAACTGCTTACAAACGGAAAGTTCGAGAGGAGAGCAGTACCCTTGTAAATAACTTTAAGTGATGAACCGGTTTTCGGTTTATCTCCTGTTCCTTCCTTTAAGACGGAATACTTTATTCCATTCGGGGTTGAAGCTGCACCCGGTAAAATCTTTTTGATTGCCGCTTCCTCGTCCTTTGCTCTTTTTTCTTCGCTCAATTTCAGTTTTACATTTGCATCTTCAACCATCTTGCGGAATGATTCATCTGTAACGATGAATTTATTCGCCTTTTCACCTATGCGGGTAATTCCCACACTTTTTATTGTGTCTCCCTGCACTATTTTTTCTACCACATCCATTCCTTCAGCCACCCAACCGAATAGAGTGTAATTGCCGTCGAGGTATGACCTGTCGCCCAGTGTAATATAGAACTGGCTTCCGTTAGTATGAGGACCGGCATTTGCCATACCGAGCATACCGGCCTTATTATGACTAAGCTTCGAAAAGATTTCATTCGGAAATTGATATCCCGGCCCTTCTGTTTCTTTATCGGTCTTAGGCATTCCGGCCTGGATAACGTGCCCGGGTACAACGCGGTGCCAGATACTTCCGTTGAAATAGGGAGCTCCTTCTTTTAAAACACTGTTTTTAATCTTACCCTCTGCCAGTCCTACAAAGTTTGCAACCGTCACAGGGACATTCTCATAATCGAGTGATAAAGTAATCCGTCCTTTATTTGTGTTTAGATCGGCATAAATACCGTCGGGCAGGAAAGCTCCGTCTCTTGGAACGATCTTATCCAGATTTGCAATCTGATAAGCAAGCAGTGCGTAGATAAGCGCCGAGTGTTCCTGGGCGTCGGGAATAGTCTGATCATATGTATCCAGCAAGGTATGCCATGTTGTTCCGTATTGATGCGGACCCTGTGTTCGGAGCCATGGAGCCGGAACGCCTTCCATTGTAAATGAATGACTATCTGTTCCGCCCCGTCCGGCGCGTCTTATCAAACCGGTTTCCTGCAATGTGAATTTATATTTGAGATCAAGTTTTTCAATCGGTTCAACTGCCGGTTTTATATAATTGAAAATCACCTTTGGAACGCCCATTCCTACAACCGGATTGGTTCCGCTATCATTATTCAGCATCATCGAGATCTTAGGTAATTTTTTCTTATTCTTTGCGACCCAGGCTTTTGAGCCCACCAGTCCTCTTTCTTCGGCAGCATATAACTGAACCATAATAGAACGTTTCGGTTTAACGCCTGCTTTAGCAAGGATGCGCACTGCTTCCATCATTCTCGAAACACCCGAAGCGTTATCAACAGCACCGGTTGCATGATCGTATGAATCGAGATGAGCACCCAGAATTACATATTCGTCAGGATATTTTGTTCCGGGTATTACACCAATTACATTATGATATTTCACCGGTCCGGGATAAAAGAAATTGCGGATATCAAATTCGAGAATGACTTCTTCTCCCTTTTCAACTAGAGATTTAATCTGATCGAATTGTTTATCGAGCAGTTTGATATCGGGAAGCGTAGGCAAATCATCCCAGGATTTTAAATTTCTTAAATCGAACAATCTGAATGGAACTCTAGATAACTGAACAGTACCTAAAGCACCGTATGAAATTAATTTCTTTGTGATGCTGCTTACAGAATCTCTGTCGCGGGGATAACCTGTGTTTTCTCCATCCACCAGCACCCACGCCCCTTTAATTTTTTCTTTTATCTGTTCCATCCGGTCATTTTCTGTTGGAAGAACTACAACATGACCTTTCTGTTTTCCTTTTGTGCCCGCAGTGTATCCGGGTGTTCCGAATTCAAGATACATTTCGCTTGGTTTGATCATTTTACCGAACCAGGGTCCGCGGTTGAATCCCACCGGTTCTACGCCTGCTTCATCGAGCTCGGCTTTTAATCCCCACGAGCGGAGTTCGTTATAAACCCAGAGCGCGGAATTTGTGTAAGCATCGGAGCCGGTTGATCTTCCCCCGAAGCGGTTGCATAATACGTCCTGATGAACCATAGCCCTGTTTTCATTTCTGCCGATTTCCAGAATTTTCTGAAAAACCGGATCCTGCTGGGATAAGAGCGGGCAAACATAAATAATTAAAAGGAATAGAATTGAATAGAAGCGTTTCATGATTGATCCAATTTAGTTGCTAGTAACTCCCGAAAATTAAATAAAACAAATGAGTGCACAAATGATTCTTTATTTTTATCTTGCAATTGCATTAGTATTAATTTTAAAAGTAATAATATGAAAAGAACAAAAATTCTAATTTTGTTCCTTTTCCTATACTTACCCCTTAATTCCATCATTTCCCAGTCCGGCTCTGCTCTAACATTCAATGAGATTCTTTTTTATCCGGTTGAAACGAACGGGGAATTCGTTGAGATCTATAATACGTCCGCAACCCAGTCTATCGATATCAGCGGTTTCAAATTCAAGTATTACACTTCATCGCCGAACAATCTAGTTCCGGTTAGCGGCGGAACATTGCTCGGGCCTGGTGGATTTGCGGTAATTCTGCAGGGCAATTATGATTATGCAAATGGAATTTATAAGACACTGATTCCTGCCGGCACAATAATAATGAAAACATCCGGCAGCAATTTCGGGTCCTCCGGTATGGCAAACACAGCCGGCCGGGAAGTAAGTCTCCTTAATAATGCCGGGGAGATTGTCGAAACATATATTTACTCCGCAAACAACACTGCCGGCATTTCAGACGAAAAAATAATTCCTGATAAAAACAATACGGCGGTTAATTGGTCTAACGGAAATATCGTCAACGGTACTCCTGGCAGAAAGAATTCGGTATCTCCGGTAGATTATGATCTGGCAATTAGTTTTAAGCGGCATATTCCTCAGATTGTAACAGCGGGCGATTCGCTCTTCCTGGAGTTTGTAATCAGGAATCAGGGAAGATTGAGAGCGGATAGTTTTTCGTTTGAAGTGTATTATGATTCCGACCGTGATTCAATCGAAGAGAGTAATGAAGCTATCTACACATTAAATAATTCTATTCTACCGGATGATTCTTTACAGATTCCAGTTCCGTTCTATCCTCAAACATCCGGCGAATATATATTCATTGGAAAAATAAACTTCGCGGTTGACGAAAGAAGCTCTAACAACACAACGTTTATAAAAATCACTGTCTCCGATAAATT
This Melioribacteraceae bacterium DNA region includes the following protein-coding sequences:
- a CDS encoding U32 family peptidase, whose protein sequence is MSKIKLELLSPAKDLETGIAAIDCGADAVYIGSPQFGARAAAGNSLEDIRKLVEYAHKYWAKVYVTVNTVIYNDELEEVQRLIRELYEIKVDAVIFQDMALLEMDLPPVQLYASTQTHNYEIERIKFLDRLGIKRIILARELTIEEIKQIKREVNAELEFFVHGALCVSLSGQCYMSHELTGRSANRGECAQNCRLPYSLVDANGTVMVENKHLLSLRDLNLSEYLNELVDAGITSFKIEGRLKDVGYVKNITAFYRQKIDDIIRNNSNWIRASSGYSKIPFEPDPERTFNRGYTSYYLNDRTDHVSSPDTPKSTGKYLGKVTEVNNKGFVIGTTERISNGDGLCFYDIKGELAGMYVNRIEGRTVYTKELIGIRPGMKIYRNYDHSFEKLLSRECKRKIRTNIIIDEMEKGLKVTARDEDDISTTEIFDLKKEIASNPEKANDAVRKQFAKSGDTIFEIESVNLNFIKPLFIQLSSINEMRRRILQRLEFERLEKHKNENGKQNTEPGTKNSDNKFPQDNLDYKFNVTNKLAEKFYKVHGVLNYEPGFELQNNHTGKTVMTCKYCIKDEMGLCPFDTDKKVEEPLYLVNESRKYRLHFNCRDCLMEILVD
- a CDS encoding serpin family protein, whose protein sequence is MKSLKILLSLILIFAAGCETSSQFNDEIPVRELTRSEKLIVASADNFALKIFKNIAESESGKNVFISPLSISMALGMTLNGADGTTYEAMQNTLSLSGLTQQEINESYQSLIELLTGIDSKVIMQIANSIWYRNTIPFKQDFIETNRKYFDASINPMNFSDPATINIINNWVKESTGGKIDKIVEQIDPATIMFLINAIYFKGTWKYQFDKNKTIDDVFKKETGETIACRMMNLENDFYLSSNDSFTVIDLPYGRGNFSMTILLPAKDKTINDVIGTLTDASWAGLINNLTKMKRQLYMPKFKLEYKINLNETLKSLGMGVAFEPFGANFKRLYDGLNNAYISNVEHKTFVDVNEEGTEAAAVTSVEIGVTSIRDDIIRLDRPFIFAIREKNSNCILFIGKLEDPSLQ
- a CDS encoding M20/M25/M40 family metallo-hydrolase — translated: MKRFYSILFLLIIYVCPLLSQQDPVFQKILEIGRNENRAMVHQDVLCNRFGGRSTGSDAYTNSALWVYNELRSWGLKAELDEAGVEPVGFNRGPWFGKMIKPSEMYLEFGTPGYTAGTKGKQKGHVVVLPTENDRMEQIKEKIKGAWVLVDGENTGYPRDRDSVSSITKKLISYGALGTVQLSRVPFRLFDLRNLKSWDDLPTLPDIKLLDKQFDQIKSLVEKGEEVILEFDIRNFFYPGPVKYHNVIGVIPGTKYPDEYVILGAHLDSYDHATGAVDNASGVSRMMEAVRILAKAGVKPKRSIMVQLYAAEERGLVGSKAWVAKNKKKLPKISMMLNNDSGTNPVVGMGVPKVIFNYIKPAVEPIEKLDLKYKFTLQETGLIRRAGRGGTDSHSFTMEGVPAPWLRTQGPHQYGTTWHTLLDTYDQTIPDAQEHSALIYALLAYQIANLDKIVPRDGAFLPDGIYADLNTNKGRITLSLDYENVPVTVANFVGLAEGKIKNSVLKEGAPYFNGSIWHRVVPGHVIQAGMPKTDKETEGPGYQFPNEIFSKLSHNKAGMLGMANAGPHTNGSQFYITLGDRSYLDGNYTLFGWVAEGMDVVEKIVQGDTIKSVGITRIGEKANKFIVTDESFRKMVEDANVKLKLSEEKRAKDEEAAIKKILPGAASTPNGIKYSVLKEGTGDKPKTGSSLKVIYKGTALLSNFPFVSSSEGGMPTNYINQPESFVYTVGTNRINPGLDEILNEMKTGEKRKVIVPFAKAYGTTGFYGKTVEGKKRFIIPPFTSLVYEVEVIEVK
- a CDS encoding HEAT repeat domain-containing protein; the encoded protein is MGEQKTKSTFFAEVKETYLMLLKNFGWLAFVYMGYKVYNLSETKTDFNILEDGLLLIVLGTLGVIIVGYLLAFILTPLIRIDKRRIQDYEQANKIFHLLGMIHTPSTSKLWLMACDAVVRLGAQHIPLVIQALDKETCPVKNPLGIKISSTASLRAGAAYYLGKLNVQSAVPQLILALDDYEADVRMIASQALGEIGDKSALPRIKEISETDKNAEVISFAQEALKKLSS